Proteins from a genomic interval of Musa acuminata AAA Group cultivar baxijiao chromosome BXJ1-9, Cavendish_Baxijiao_AAA, whole genome shotgun sequence:
- the LOC135593107 gene encoding uncharacterized protein LOC135593107: MDVAFNLLSRWLLGGKGHETPNPSLSSSSDSTAGFRELDSLKFVSGPRIRSSPRRIRRKWHSREERRLDKEYDVVLVPSDGGCMSGSESDDSDWSIGWLEPHAPEFGTENDTERSFAVLVPCYGRGRREVVDGSQKHVIGAVDLTDYDYSDSKRYIEEWLAEHLSA, encoded by the exons ATGGATGTGGCTTTTAACCTTCTATCCCGTTGGCTTTTGGGTGGAAAAGGTCATGAAACTCCCAATCCATCTCTGAGCTCTTCTTCAGATTCCACCGCGGGGTTCAGGGAGCTGGATTCGTTGAAGTTTGTGAGCGGGCCTCGAATCAGATCTAGTCCGAGAAGAATCAGGAGGAAGTGGCATAGCCGGGAGGAACGACGGTTAGATAAGGAGTATGACGTAGTCCTGGTGCCCTCGGATGGAGGATGCATGTCGGGTTCTGAATCCGATGATTCCGATTGGTCGATCGGTTGGTTGGAACCTCACGCCCCTGAGTTCGGGACCGAGAACGATACAGAGCGCAGCTTCGCTGTCTTGGTCCCGTGCTATGGCCGTGGTCGTCGCGAGGTGGTGGACGGCTCCCAGAAGCATGTTATAGGTGCTGTTGATCTCACGGACTACGATTATTCTG ATAGCAAAAGGTATATCGAAGAGTGGCTTGCAGAACACTTGTCAGCTTGA
- the LOC135594529 gene encoding U-box domain-containing protein 19-like: protein MPHPSDSRKFLTLPAVQPGGDVSPAALLCALVALADEILALRSNPFPIHRRSAREAIRQVGAILEFLADVRGRGSALPASAAVGFSELHVALQKLRHLLQDCARPGARLWVLMRSEMVSNEFQMLVRSISTALDVLPLASIDAAPELKELVRLVREQAWRATVGTEPADAMAMRSMWSTLGQFKNGIAPNRIDLRWILDHLRIRSWNYCSEEIAFLEELFLASLDDDDDKEEAALLGSLMAFMVYCRVVLFDAVDDEKSSEKQSKARAKAVSHVNLDHLRCPISLELMTDPVTIATGQTYDRASISKWLKSGCLTCPVTGEKLANNSLVPNSAIRNLMEQFCHETKVPIPEPNGKSKRDLTRTATPLSAAAAGATRMVAAFLVHKLAVGTNQEKNKAAHEIRKLSKSNIFNRACLVEAGSVPWLLYHFSSSDPSIQDNAVAALMSLSKHPSGGKAIVEAGGLGLIVDVIRVALRVEAQQNAAAILFYLSSDEVYRTEIGRMAEAIPTLVELLREGTYRGRKNAIVTLYGLLPCPDNLRKILAAGAIPALTSILSSDRADLVNDAVAVLAKIAEGHDGTTAILESSAVPHLVAFLRSSTSRSGRENCVSALLSLCNNGGAKVVSLLEQIPVLMPSLYSLVTEGSPQAGKKARSLLNHIHHLHDQEDLIMMGVIDAQ from the coding sequence ATGCCACATCCTTCCGACAGCCGGAAGTTCTTGACGCTTCCAGCGGTGCAGCCTGGCGGCGACGTCTCCCCGGCCGCCCTCCTCTGCGCCCTCGTCGCCCTCGCCGACGAGATCCTCGCCCTTCGGTCGAACCCCTTCCCGATCCACCGGCGCAGCGCCCGCGAGGCGATCCGTCAGGTCGGGGCCATCCTCGAGTTCCTGGCCGACGTCCGGGGCCGAGGGTCGGCCCTCCCGGCCTCCGCCGCCGTCGGCTTCTCAGAGCTCCACGTCGCGCTCCAGAAGCTTCGGCACCTACTCCAGGATTGCGCCAGGCCGGGCGCCCGGCTGTGGGTGTTGATGCGATCGGAGATGGTGTCGAACGAGTTTCAGATGCTCGTTCGGTCGATATCCACCGCACTCGATGTCCTCCCTCTGGCTTCCATCGACGCCGCCCCGGAACTCAAGGAGTTGGTTCGGCTCGTCCGGGAGCAGGCGTGGAGGGCGACGGTCGGGACCGAGCCAGCCGATGCTATGGCTATGAGGAGCATGTGGTCGACACTTGgccagttcaagaacggcattgcTCCCAATCGGATCGATCTCCGATGGATCTTGGATCACTTGCGCATTCGAAGCTGGAACTATTGCAGCGAAGAGATCGCGTTCCTGGAAGAGCTCTTCTTAGCGAGCCTTGACGACGATGACGACAAGGAAGAGGCAGCCCTACTCGGCAGCTTAATGGCGTTCATGGTATACTGCCGAGTGGTGCTGTTCGATGCCGTGGACGACGAGAAGAGCAGCGAGAAGCAATCGAAGGCCCGAGCAAAAGCCGTGAGTCATGTCAACCTGGATCATCTCCGGTGCCCGATCTCTCTCGAGCTCATGACGGACCCTGTGACGATAGCCACGGGGCAGACCTACGACCGAGCCTCCATTTCGAAGTGGCTCAAATCTGGGTGCCTCACCTGCCCAGTGACCGGCGAGAAGCTGGCCAACAACAGTCTGGTTCCCAATTCCGCCATAAGGAACCTCATGGAACAGTTCTGCCACGAGACGAAGGTACCCATTCCTGAGCCAAATGGCAAGTCCAAGCGAGACCTGACGAGGACCGCGACGCCTCTCAGCGCGGCGGCAGCAGGAGCAACGAGAATGGTGGCTGCCTTCCTAGTTCACAAGCTAGCGGTCGGGACGAACCAGGAGAAGAACAAGGCGGCTCACGAGATCAGGAAGCTGTCCAAATCGAACATCTTTAACAGGGCTTGCTTGGTGGAAGCTGGCTCGGTCCCATGGCTTCTCTACCACTTCTCCTCATCAGATCCTTCGATCCAGGACAACGCAGTAGCTGCTTTGATGAGCCTCTCGAAGCACCCAAGCGGCGGCAAGGCCATCGTCGAGGCTGGCGGCCTCGGCCTCATCGTGGACGTCATCAGGGTAGCACTCAGGGTCGAGGCCCAGCAGAATGCGGCGGCCATCCTCTTCTACCTCTCATCAGACGAGGTGTACCGGACAGAGATAGGGCGGATGGCAGAGGCGATTCCGACACTGGTGGAGCTTTTAAGAGAAGGAACTTACCGGGGGAGGAAGAACGCCATCGTCACACTCTACGGGCTGCTGCCGTGTCCCGATAACCTGCGCAAGATCCTGGCAGCAGGGGCGATTCCGGCTCTCACAAGCATTCTGTCGAGCGACAGAGCGGATCTCGTCAACGACGCAGTCGCAGTGCTTGCGAAGATCGCGGAGGGGCATGACGGGACGACGGCGATCCTGGAGTCGTCTGCTGTGCCTCATCTGGTGGCATTCCTTCGGTCATCGACGTCTCGGTCGGGGAGGGAGAACTGCGTCTCTGCTCTACTGTCTCTCTGCAACAATGGTGGAGCAAAGGTGGTCAGTTTACTCGAACAGATCCCGGTGCTGATGCCCTCGTTGTACTCCCTTGTCACAGAAGGCTCTCCTCAGGCCGGCAAGAAGGCGAGATCGCTGCTCAATCACATACACCATCTCCACGACCAGGAAGACCTCATTATGATGGGCGTCATTGATGCACAATGA
- the LOC103997933 gene encoding GCN5-related N-acetyltransferase 5, chloroplastic — protein MGCPPTPLPLSLECTLRPFLFSSSPHRPSPSSTTFFSNTTTLSLHKSRALPLLKLLRRFSSPSAPQPVTPSPLDSSPWPGAFLGPDGLQVLRDFCVTVELDHGGGGGSGGFLEIRPMLAEELDATAQLLAESFAESMFVPARYVPLLAFLVKQYVAERRCLEPHVTVLVGFYRERGTEGAAQLACTAEISLDARGANAAPPTPVPPRECPYICNMAVRKALRRRRIGWHLLRACEELMTQMKTERNVYLHCRVIDKVPFDMYQKAGYKVVKTDGFLVWLTLQRRKYLMSKELPHEIG, from the exons ATGGGTTGTCCTCCCACTCCACTTCCCCTTTCTCTTGAATGCACACTCCGACCTTTCCTGTTCTCCTCCTCACCCCATCGCCCCTCACCTTCTTCGACAACCTTCTTCTCCAATACCACCACCCTCTCCCTGCACAAGTCCCGTGCTTTGCCCCTCCTCAAACTCCTCCGCCGCTTCTCCTCCCCTTCGGCGCCCCAACCCGTCACCCCCTCCCCTCTCGACTCGTCCCCGTGGCCCGGAGCCTTCCTCGGCCCCGACGGCCTCCAGGTCCTCCGGGACTTCTGCGTCACGGTGGAGCTCGACCACGGCGGCGGCGGGGGGAGCGGTGGGTTCCTGGAGATCCGCCCCATGTTGGCCGAGGAGCTGGACGCCACGGCGCAGCTCCTCGCGGAGTCCTTCGCCGAGTCTATGTTCGTGCCCGCCCGCTACGTCCCCCTCCTCGCCTTCCTCGTGAAGCAGTACGTCGCGGAGCGGCGATGCCTGGAACCGCACGTGACGGTGCTTGTCGGGTTCTACAGGGAGAGGGGCACCGAGGGGGCTGCTCAGCTGGCGTGCACCGCTGAGATCTCGCTCGACGCTCGCGGAGCCAATGCCGCCCCGCCCACGCCGGTCCCTCCCCGGGAATGCCCTTACATCTGCAACATGGCTGTCAGAAAGGCGCTTCGAAG GAGAAGAATTGGTTGGCATCTCCTGAGGGCATGTGAGGAGCTCATGACTCAAATGAAGACCGAAAGAAATGTATACCTCCACTGCAGGGTGATCGATAAGGTTCCATTTGACATGTACCAGAAAGCTGGTTACAAGGTTGTCAAAACGGATGGCTTCTTGGTTTGGTTGACGCTTCAACGTCGCAAGTACTTGATGTCCAAAGAACTGCCCCATGAAATTGGATGA